A window of the Virgibacillus pantothenticus genome harbors these coding sequences:
- a CDS encoding YtpI family protein has protein sequence MLIFAIITVLSFVLWIYYKVAILNTNDGLKQAYFHAKSRICLGSFLVAFTINQYIFYQTRISLFVGIVFLVFAIPLLNRGIKEVKHYKNEWKRLNIS, from the coding sequence ATGCTTATTTTTGCAATCATTACCGTACTGTCATTCGTACTTTGGATCTATTACAAAGTAGCCATTCTAAACACGAATGATGGATTAAAACAAGCTTATTTTCATGCTAAATCACGAATTTGCTTAGGTAGCTTCCTCGTAGCATTCACTATTAATCAATACATTTTTTACCAAACTCGTATTTCATTGTTTGTTGGAATTGTATTTCTTGTTTTTGCTATTCCACTTCTTAATCGCGGAATAAAAGAAGTAAAGCACTACAAAAACGAATGGAAGCGATTAAACATATCGTAA
- a CDS encoding DHH family phosphoesterase, whose translation MEHILEAIKQYSTVIVHRHVRPDPDAIGSQVGLKELIKHSFPDKEVYAVGEEEPSLSFLAKMDIISDEQYEGALVIVCDTANTSRISDQRFALGDKLIKIDHHPNVDEYGDIQWVNTEASSTSEMIYDLYAAAENMGFRLTDEVARLLYAGIVGDTGRFLYPSTTEKTFKIAAQLIKYHFDRSAIYDNMYSIKSNLAKLKGYIYQNFQNEAEGMAYVKLTKELLQQFGVQPNDTGQLVSVLGDVEGIIAWVIFIEEEENIRVRLRSKGPIINQLAAKYNGGGHPMASGATVTTWEEADQVIADLQTVCKAYRNS comes from the coding sequence TTGGAGCACATATTAGAAGCAATTAAACAATATTCCACAGTGATTGTGCATCGACATGTACGACCTGATCCTGACGCAATTGGTTCCCAAGTAGGGTTAAAAGAATTGATTAAACACTCTTTTCCTGATAAAGAAGTCTATGCTGTTGGGGAAGAAGAACCTTCTTTATCTTTTCTAGCAAAAATGGATATAATTTCAGATGAGCAGTATGAAGGAGCACTTGTTATTGTTTGTGATACTGCGAACACGAGCCGAATTTCTGACCAGCGCTTCGCTTTAGGAGACAAATTAATTAAGATTGATCACCATCCTAACGTAGACGAATATGGAGATATTCAATGGGTTAATACAGAAGCCAGTTCTACAAGTGAGATGATTTATGACCTCTATGCGGCTGCTGAAAACATGGGTTTTAGGCTTACAGATGAGGTTGCCCGTTTACTATACGCTGGTATTGTAGGTGATACAGGAAGGTTTTTATATCCAAGCACTACGGAAAAAACGTTTAAAATCGCTGCACAACTGATTAAGTATCATTTTGACCGTTCTGCTATTTATGACAATATGTACAGCATAAAGAGTAATTTAGCAAAGCTAAAAGGATATATTTATCAGAACTTCCAGAATGAAGCGGAGGGCATGGCCTATGTAAAATTGACAAAAGAACTTCTGCAGCAATTTGGCGTTCAACCTAATGATACAGGACAGCTTGTTAGTGTCTTGGGTGATGTGGAAGGAATTATCGCTTGGGTCATATTTATTGAAGAAGAGGAAAATATTCGTGTTCGTTTAAGATCAAAAGGACCAATCATTAATCAATTAGCAGCTAAATATAATGGTGGAGGGCATCCAATGGCTTCTGGAGCAACTGTAACAACATGGGAAGAAGCTGATCAAGTCATTGCTGATTTACAAACGGTATGTAAAGCTTACCGGAATAGCTGA
- the ytrI gene encoding sporulation membrane protein YtrI, giving the protein MHIPPYHKKATWQRFFVGVMVGGILAYCSLLYMYGKMYEDLIIRNHEMQNEISQLRTQNESLLEDNDELNEKSAKQVSVESISFTVENKDELRMDRLIAGKLEELVQEELKHIIGKDLAIIAESDSLIAAALENKAFTVEEFDYSFSITKLIISNHIKITAEAKRST; this is encoded by the coding sequence ATGCATATTCCACCATATCATAAAAAAGCGACATGGCAACGTTTTTTCGTTGGGGTAATGGTTGGTGGTATACTGGCATATTGTTCTTTACTTTATATGTACGGCAAAATGTATGAAGATCTAATCATCCGAAATCACGAAATGCAAAATGAAATTAGTCAACTGCGAACTCAAAATGAGTCACTTCTGGAGGATAACGACGAACTAAATGAAAAATCAGCGAAACAAGTGAGTGTTGAATCTATTTCGTTTACAGTAGAAAACAAGGATGAATTGCGAATGGATCGATTAATAGCTGGTAAATTAGAGGAGCTTGTCCAAGAAGAATTAAAGCATATCATCGGCAAAGACTTGGCCATCATTGCTGAAAGTGATAGCTTAATCGCAGCTGCACTGGAAAATAAAGCTTTCACTGTAGAGGAATTTGATTACTCCTTTTCGATTACAAAACTCATTATCTCCAACCATATAAAAATAACAGCCGAAGCAAAACGATCCACCTAA
- a CDS encoding YtrH family sporulation protein: MEERFFETFIHCYFIAFGVVIGGSIIGSIGAFVTGNAPLTEIGRIAVQLRIWAIVAAIGGTFDAIANFERGIYDGSTMDLFKQALFILSAMGGVKTAILLLNWLTQEDIA, encoded by the coding sequence ATGGAAGAACGTTTTTTCGAAACATTTATCCATTGTTATTTTATAGCTTTTGGGGTAGTTATTGGCGGATCAATTATCGGAAGTATTGGCGCCTTTGTTACAGGAAACGCACCTTTAACAGAAATTGGACGAATTGCAGTTCAATTGCGAATATGGGCGATCGTAGCCGCTATCGGGGGGACATTCGATGCGATTGCCAATTTCGAAAGAGGTATCTATGATGGCTCTACGATGGATTTATTTAAACAAGCACTATTCATCCTATCCGCAATGGGTGGAGTAAAAACGGCTATCTTACTGCTTAACTGGCTAACACAGGAGGATATCGCCTAA
- the dnaE gene encoding DNA polymerase III subunit alpha, translating to MAYTHLQIRSSYSLLKSTITIEKLVKRAAELEYSALALTDEQVLHGAISFYKACQQHGIKPIIGMTVLVGDSQTEAYEIIVLAKSNQGFHDLVKLSTWIQTQDQSFVPLEHFMPFTANCIGILSLQHGVIQEQLRAKSFADANQHVSTYRACFGENDFYLGVESYGNGGDERTFFAEVKQFQKMYHDPVVAIHDVRYLNKKDVIAYDCLQAMKQQQLWDGNHIDVKWRNHHLCTEAEMRQFFSDWSETIDETTRIAEKCNLSFDFEKRHLPSFPLPEQEEAHPYLTAKCIKLLPQKYTEVTAEIHQRLMYELSIIEQMKFSDYFLIVADFVDFAKTNNIVVGPGRGSAAGSLVAYVLGITDVDPTKYDLLFERFLNPNRKTMPDIDIDFSDVRRDEVMEYVQKKYGADHVAQIITFGTFAARSLMRELIKTMDINKQDASFVLRHIPVQSKRNLAQIVHESEELRNYIKRSVSLRQLFAVAAVLEGIPRHISTHAAGIVISEAPLKEYAPLTSGTGTMYLTQYTMNDVEAIGLLKIDLLGLRNLTLLEKVLQKIRFQTGQHISLKDIPQQDALTFSLLQQARTNGVFQLESQGMKQVLQELKPNEFEDIVAVNALYRPGPMDFIPTYIRRKHGLEKVTYLHPDLAPILQKTYGVLIYQEQIMQIAHRIAGFSLGKADILRRAVSKKQESKIEEQKSAFLKGCIQQGYSSSMANELFAWIVRFSNYGFNRSHAVAYSIISYQLAYLKAHYPQAFFAELLSASMQQHQKLALYWKEMKELDLTLLGPSINASFGKYAVEGKHIRMGLLQIKGIGNQAVTEIVRARKDRPFRNLFDFCLRVSLKVINRPIIELLIMAGAFDDLYNNRASLLASIDQAMEQGELFGEFQEQGSFFANDLKLEGEYANIEDFPQIKKLSHEKELLGIYISSHPVTAYRKLLQRAGYISLQRARKAGNGYKHQSGCVIQFIRTIRTKRGDPMAFITISDETDEMEAVVFPELYRQVHRWWKEGMLVLVQGKLENRNNRLQTLLSSVEILNETKLGDTCPGRLFIKLSSEDIEADLAKLKEIAFHFPGNTPVIVFQERLQQTYQLANDYDLHPSSRCLQRLRAYFGAEQVVLDK from the coding sequence ATGGCTTATACACACTTACAAATAAGGAGCAGCTATAGCCTGTTAAAGAGCACAATAACGATTGAAAAGTTAGTGAAGCGAGCAGCAGAACTAGAGTATTCTGCTTTAGCTCTAACAGATGAACAAGTATTGCATGGTGCAATATCATTTTATAAAGCATGTCAACAACATGGAATAAAACCAATTATTGGTATGACTGTTTTGGTTGGAGATAGTCAAACAGAAGCTTATGAAATAATTGTTTTGGCCAAATCAAATCAGGGGTTTCATGATCTTGTTAAACTAAGTACATGGATTCAGACGCAGGACCAGTCTTTTGTACCACTGGAACATTTCATGCCATTCACAGCAAATTGTATTGGTATACTTTCTTTACAGCATGGCGTTATACAAGAACAACTGCGGGCGAAATCATTTGCTGATGCAAATCAGCATGTATCAACGTATCGAGCTTGTTTTGGGGAAAATGATTTTTATTTAGGGGTAGAGTCGTATGGAAATGGTGGAGACGAACGAACTTTTTTTGCAGAGGTAAAACAATTTCAGAAAATGTATCATGACCCGGTAGTTGCTATTCATGATGTTCGTTACCTTAATAAAAAGGACGTGATTGCATATGACTGTTTACAAGCAATGAAACAACAACAGCTTTGGGATGGCAATCATATAGATGTAAAGTGGCGTAATCATCATTTATGTACGGAAGCGGAAATGAGGCAATTTTTCTCTGACTGGTCGGAGACAATCGATGAAACCACCAGAATTGCTGAGAAATGTAATCTCAGCTTCGATTTTGAAAAGCGGCACCTCCCTTCCTTTCCTTTGCCAGAACAGGAAGAGGCACATCCATATTTAACCGCAAAATGCATTAAACTTTTGCCGCAAAAATATACAGAAGTAACTGCTGAGATTCACCAGCGTTTAATGTATGAGCTTTCCATAATTGAGCAAATGAAATTTAGTGATTACTTTTTAATTGTTGCGGATTTTGTGGACTTTGCCAAGACAAACAATATTGTTGTTGGACCGGGAAGAGGATCGGCAGCAGGATCTTTAGTAGCTTATGTATTAGGAATTACAGACGTTGATCCAACTAAGTACGATTTATTATTTGAGCGATTCCTTAATCCGAACAGAAAGACAATGCCTGATATTGATATTGATTTCTCAGATGTTCGCCGAGATGAAGTGATGGAGTATGTGCAAAAAAAATACGGAGCAGACCACGTAGCACAAATTATTACGTTTGGAACATTTGCTGCCCGTTCTTTAATGAGAGAGCTTATCAAAACGATGGATATTAACAAACAAGATGCGTCATTTGTGTTACGCCATATTCCGGTACAATCAAAAAGAAATCTTGCGCAGATTGTTCATGAGTCTGAAGAGTTAAGAAATTATATTAAACGTTCAGTCTCTTTACGGCAGTTATTTGCGGTAGCTGCTGTATTGGAAGGGATTCCTAGACATATTTCGACACATGCGGCTGGTATTGTTATTTCAGAAGCTCCGTTAAAGGAGTATGCGCCGTTAACTTCCGGAACCGGAACAATGTATTTAACGCAATATACAATGAATGATGTAGAAGCGATAGGGCTATTAAAGATTGATTTGTTAGGCTTACGGAACTTAACACTTTTGGAAAAGGTACTACAAAAAATTCGTTTTCAAACTGGACAACACATTTCTTTAAAGGATATTCCTCAACAAGATGCGTTAACCTTTTCATTATTACAGCAGGCTAGAACAAATGGTGTGTTTCAATTGGAGTCTCAAGGGATGAAGCAAGTGTTGCAAGAATTGAAGCCAAATGAATTTGAGGATATCGTTGCAGTTAATGCATTATATCGTCCAGGCCCGATGGATTTTATTCCTACTTATATTAGGAGAAAACATGGGCTAGAAAAAGTTACTTACCTGCATCCAGATCTTGCGCCTATTTTACAGAAAACGTACGGTGTGTTAATTTATCAAGAACAAATTATGCAAATCGCTCATCGAATTGCTGGTTTTTCGCTCGGAAAAGCAGATATTCTTCGAAGGGCTGTTAGTAAAAAGCAAGAAAGTAAAATCGAAGAGCAAAAGTCTGCTTTTCTAAAAGGTTGTATCCAGCAAGGATATAGTTCATCAATGGCTAATGAATTGTTTGCATGGATCGTTCGTTTTTCCAATTATGGCTTTAACCGAAGTCATGCTGTGGCGTACAGCATTATCTCTTATCAACTTGCCTATTTGAAAGCTCATTACCCACAAGCATTTTTTGCGGAGTTACTCAGTGCTTCTATGCAACAGCATCAAAAGCTGGCATTGTATTGGAAAGAAATGAAGGAACTGGACTTAACTTTACTGGGGCCTTCTATCAATGCCAGCTTTGGAAAGTACGCAGTGGAAGGAAAGCATATCCGGATGGGCTTGCTGCAAATTAAAGGGATAGGAAATCAGGCTGTTACTGAAATTGTCCGCGCGCGTAAAGACCGCCCCTTTCGAAATTTGTTCGATTTTTGCTTGCGTGTATCGCTTAAAGTAATTAACCGTCCCATTATCGAATTACTAATTATGGCTGGGGCGTTTGATGATCTATATAATAATCGTGCTAGTTTATTAGCTTCCATTGACCAAGCAATGGAACAAGGTGAATTATTCGGTGAGTTTCAAGAACAGGGAAGCTTCTTTGCCAATGATCTTAAGTTGGAAGGGGAATATGCTAATATAGAGGATTTTCCGCAAATCAAGAAGCTTTCTCATGAAAAAGAATTACTCGGTATATATATATCGAGCCACCCTGTTACTGCTTACCGTAAATTATTACAGCGCGCAGGGTATATATCATTACAAAGAGCAAGAAAAGCGGGGAATGGCTATAAGCATCAAAGTGGCTGTGTCATTCAATTCATTAGAACTATTCGTACTAAGCGTGGTGATCCCATGGCTTTTATTACCATTAGCGATGAAACGGATGAGATGGAAGCAGTCGTCTTTCCAGAATTATATCGGCAAGTACATCGCTGGTGGAAAGAAGGGATGCTCGTATTAGTACAAGGGAAGCTAGAAAACAGAAATAATAGGCTACAAACATTATTGTCATCTGTAGAAATTTTAAATGAAACGAAACTAGGTGATACCTGCCCTGGTCGTTTATTTATTAAATTATCAAGTGAAGATATAGAAGCTGATTTAGCCAAGTTAAAGGAAATAGCTTTTCATTTCCCGGGGAATACCCCTGTCATTGTTTTTCAAGAAAGGTTACAACAAACATATCAATTAGCCAATGATTATGACCTTCATCCAAGTTCACGATGTTTACAACGTCTACGCGCCTATTTTGGGGCGGAGCAAGTTGTCTTGGATAAGTAA
- a CDS encoding NAD(P)-dependent malic enzyme: MASLRDKALHVHKVNKGKLTTHSKIPVTNAEELSLAYSPGVAEPCKEIHDRVETVYDYTMKGNMVAVVSDGSAVLGLGNIGAEAALPVMEGKSVLFKSFAGVDSFPICLGTQEVEEIVQTVKLMEPTFGGVNLEDIAAPKCFIIEERLKKETNIPIFHDDQHGTAIVTVAGLINALKLVGKSFSDIKVVANGAGAAGIAIIKLLYFFGVRDMIMCDSRGAIYEGRPAGMNEVKERVATFTNQAKKSGSLEEMLEGADVFIGVSVGGALTKEMVEKMNDDPIIFAMANPEPEIMPEVAKAAGAKVIGTGRSDFPNQVNNVLAFPGIFRGALDVRATRINEKMKVAAANAIASLISESELHEDYVIPAPFDPRVAPIVAKSVATAAMESGVARIEVDPEEIAEKTRKLTQIDDN; the protein is encoded by the coding sequence ATGGCAAGCTTACGAGATAAAGCGCTACATGTTCATAAAGTAAATAAAGGAAAACTAACCACGCATTCCAAAATACCTGTAACCAACGCTGAAGAATTAAGTTTAGCATACTCTCCGGGCGTTGCAGAGCCATGTAAAGAAATTCACGATCGTGTAGAGACGGTTTACGATTATACCATGAAGGGAAATATGGTTGCGGTTGTCAGTGATGGTTCAGCAGTATTAGGTCTTGGTAATATCGGGGCAGAGGCTGCGCTTCCAGTAATGGAAGGAAAGTCTGTTTTATTTAAAAGCTTTGCCGGAGTAGACTCGTTCCCTATTTGTTTAGGCACCCAAGAAGTAGAAGAAATTGTACAAACTGTTAAATTAATGGAACCTACATTTGGTGGAGTGAATTTAGAGGATATTGCAGCACCGAAGTGTTTTATCATTGAAGAACGGTTAAAAAAAGAAACTAATATCCCCATTTTTCATGATGATCAACACGGGACAGCTATTGTTACTGTGGCTGGATTGATTAACGCGTTAAAATTAGTTGGAAAATCATTTTCGGATATTAAAGTAGTTGCTAATGGAGCTGGAGCAGCTGGAATAGCAATTATTAAACTGCTCTATTTCTTCGGCGTTCGTGACATGATTATGTGTGACTCACGAGGAGCTATTTATGAAGGTCGTCCGGCAGGAATGAATGAAGTAAAGGAACGTGTGGCGACGTTTACGAATCAAGCTAAAAAATCAGGCAGTCTCGAAGAAATGCTTGAGGGTGCAGATGTCTTTATTGGGGTATCTGTTGGAGGAGCATTAACGAAGGAAATGGTTGAAAAAATGAATGATGATCCAATTATTTTTGCGATGGCTAATCCGGAACCGGAAATTATGCCTGAAGTTGCAAAAGCAGCTGGTGCGAAAGTAATAGGAACTGGAAGGTCAGATTTTCCAAACCAAGTGAACAATGTTCTTGCTTTCCCAGGGATCTTTCGTGGTGCACTGGATGTTCGAGCTACACGAATTAATGAAAAAATGAAAGTCGCAGCTGCAAATGCAATTGCCTCTCTTATTTCGGAAAGCGAATTACATGAAGATTATGTCATTCCTGCTCCATTTGATCCGAGAGTAGCACCAATTGTAGCAAAAAGTGTGGCTACAGCTGCAATGGAATCCGGAGTAGCGAGAATAGAAGTGGATCCAGAAGAAATCGCTGAAAAGACAAGAAAACTCACTCAAATTGATGATAATTAA
- a CDS encoding FadR/GntR family transcriptional regulator, which translates to MAVSMSHKQKVYQGILQKIRHYMDTQHLQPGDKLPSERELAHTLGAGRSSIREALRAMEFLGLIETRRGEGTFLSTYQSFQTVELLASFILQESKTRIDLAETIRILEKEAAKLVFSKFTEQDINYLQAILRKQDQTLEETHAVFFRYIFEKSNNRLLAKVWRLMYEFLATAEGISNQRNFYEELIQLYATKHYDGIELLFVELAKK; encoded by the coding sequence ATGGCAGTGTCCATGTCACATAAACAGAAAGTGTATCAAGGGATTTTACAAAAGATTCGTCACTATATGGATACGCAACACTTGCAGCCAGGCGATAAGCTCCCGTCAGAAAGGGAGCTTGCGCATACGCTTGGAGCTGGGCGATCTTCTATCCGAGAGGCATTACGTGCTATGGAGTTTTTAGGATTAATTGAAACGAGACGCGGCGAAGGGACGTTTTTAAGTACATATCAATCGTTCCAAACGGTCGAGCTACTTGCTTCCTTCATCTTGCAAGAGAGTAAAACAAGGATAGATTTAGCAGAAACCATAAGGATATTAGAAAAAGAAGCTGCAAAATTAGTTTTTTCTAAGTTTACGGAACAAGATATAAATTACTTGCAAGCAATACTGCGTAAACAAGATCAAACATTAGAGGAAACGCATGCTGTTTTTTTTCGGTATATCTTTGAGAAGTCTAACAACCGGTTATTAGCAAAAGTGTGGCGCTTAATGTATGAATTTTTGGCGACTGCTGAAGGAATTAGCAATCAGAGAAATTTTTATGAAGAGCTAATCCAGCTATACGCAACAAAACATTATGATGGAATTGAACTGTTGTTTGTAGAATTAGCAAAGAAGTGA
- the accD gene encoding acetyl-CoA carboxylase, carboxyltransferase subunit beta — translation MLKDLFGKRKRYASIPSEQAKADVPEGLMQKCSGCHKIYYRKEMNKNLQVCPNCDYHHPLQAWHRIDTLFDEASFQEWDEQLTTGNPLNFPGYEEKLKKDQAKTGLREAVVTGKGTIEGKETAFAVMDSTFRMGSMGSVIGEKIARAIERAKEEGIPFIIFTASGGARMQEGLLSLMQMAKTSIAVKRFSDAGGLMISVMTHPTTGGVSASFASIGDYNLAEPGALIGFAGRRIVEQTIREKLPDDFQTAEFQLKHGQLDKVVHRSDMKNTLALLLSFHQKGGKES, via the coding sequence TTGCTTAAAGATCTTTTTGGCAAGCGAAAGAGATATGCATCCATCCCGAGTGAACAAGCAAAAGCGGATGTACCAGAAGGTTTGATGCAAAAGTGTAGCGGATGTCATAAAATTTATTATCGTAAAGAAATGAATAAAAACTTACAAGTTTGTCCAAATTGTGATTACCATCATCCATTACAGGCTTGGCATCGCATTGATACATTATTTGATGAGGCAAGTTTTCAAGAATGGGACGAGCAGTTAACGACTGGCAACCCTCTGAATTTTCCGGGGTATGAGGAAAAGCTTAAGAAAGATCAAGCCAAAACAGGGCTTCGTGAAGCTGTAGTTACTGGAAAAGGTACAATAGAAGGGAAGGAAACAGCTTTTGCTGTTATGGATTCTACATTTCGCATGGGAAGCATGGGGTCTGTAATCGGTGAAAAAATAGCTCGTGCCATTGAGCGAGCAAAAGAAGAAGGGATCCCATTTATTATTTTTACTGCTTCGGGTGGAGCAAGAATGCAGGAGGGATTACTTAGTTTAATGCAAATGGCAAAAACGTCAATAGCTGTGAAACGTTTTAGTGATGCGGGTGGATTAATGATATCTGTAATGACACACCCAACTACAGGTGGAGTTTCTGCAAGCTTTGCTTCTATTGGAGATTATAACCTCGCAGAACCTGGTGCTCTGATTGGGTTTGCCGGAAGACGAATAGTGGAACAAACCATCAGGGAAAAATTACCAGATGATTTCCAGACAGCTGAATTTCAACTAAAGCATGGTCAATTGGATAAAGTGGTGCATCGTTCTGACATGAAAAATACGTTAGCGCTATTGTTGTCGTTTCATCAAAAAGGTGGGAAAGAATCATGA
- the accA gene encoding acetyl-CoA carboxylase carboxyl transferase subunit alpha — MKQVLDFEKPIVDLKDKIAELKRFTADSDINLTEEITTLEKRLAVLEDDIYSNLRPWDRVQLARHPERPTTLDYIEQLFTDFIEFHGDRSFGDDAAIVTGIAFYKGKPVTIIGHQRGKDTKENIRRNFGMPHPEGYRKALRHMKQAEKFSRPIICFIDTKGAYPGKAAEERGQSEAIARNLMEMAGLTVPIICIVIGEGGSGGALALGVGDEIHMLENSTYSVISPEGAASILWKDASYAQRAAESMKITAYDLKKLGLIDQIVPEPKGGAHRDLHQQASYLDQVIDNSLRSLGPYSVEELLEKRWEKYKQMGSYQSS, encoded by the coding sequence ATGAAGCAAGTGTTGGATTTTGAAAAGCCTATTGTGGACTTAAAAGATAAAATTGCAGAATTAAAACGCTTTACAGCCGATAGCGATATCAATTTAACTGAAGAAATTACGACATTGGAAAAACGCCTTGCTGTGCTGGAAGATGATATTTATAGTAATTTGCGACCATGGGATCGAGTCCAATTAGCAAGACATCCTGAACGACCAACAACTTTAGATTATATTGAGCAATTATTTACGGATTTTATCGAATTTCACGGAGACCGTTCATTTGGGGATGATGCTGCTATTGTTACAGGTATCGCTTTTTATAAAGGGAAGCCAGTAACTATAATTGGGCACCAGCGTGGAAAGGATACGAAAGAAAACATTCGACGTAATTTTGGAATGCCACACCCGGAAGGCTATCGAAAAGCATTGCGCCATATGAAACAAGCAGAAAAATTTTCTCGACCAATTATTTGCTTCATTGATACAAAAGGAGCTTATCCAGGAAAAGCCGCAGAAGAAAGAGGGCAAAGTGAAGCTATTGCGAGGAATTTGATGGAAATGGCTGGATTGACTGTCCCAATTATCTGCATTGTCATTGGGGAAGGTGGCAGCGGTGGCGCATTAGCATTGGGAGTCGGCGATGAAATCCATATGTTAGAAAATAGTACGTACTCGGTTATTTCTCCGGAAGGGGCAGCTTCAATATTGTGGAAAGATGCAAGCTATGCGCAACGCGCTGCAGAGTCGATGAAAATAACCGCTTACGACTTGAAGAAACTTGGGTTGATTGATCAAATAGTTCCTGAGCCAAAAGGTGGGGCGCATCGTGACTTACATCAGCAAGCAAGTTACTTGGATCAAGTGATAGACAATTCTTTACGGTCATTAGGGCCATATTCTGTTGAGGAATTACTTGAAAAAAGATGGGAAAAGTATAAGCAAATGGGTTCCTATCAATCCTCCTAA
- the pfkA gene encoding 6-phosphofructokinase, protein MKKIGVLTSGGDAPGMNAAIRAVVRKAIYHNVEVYGIKYGYQGLMEGNIERMEIGSVGDIIHRGGTILYSARSEEFKTDAGQEKAIEQLNKFGIEGLIVIGGDGSFRGAQKLTEKGYPCIGVPGTIDNDIAGTDFTIGFDTALNTVIEAIDKVRDTATSHERTYIIEVMGRNAGDLALWAGLADGAESILIPEKKEDFSTVVNKLKRGRKRGKKHSIIVLAEGVGSGFDYGKRIEESTDLETRVTVLGHIQRGGSPSAADRVLASRLGAQAVDLLLEGKAGRMVGIEKNVLVDHDIAKVLHEKHTINDDMYKLSQELSI, encoded by the coding sequence ATGAAAAAAATAGGTGTATTAACAAGTGGTGGCGACGCACCAGGAATGAATGCTGCTATCCGAGCGGTAGTAAGAAAAGCCATTTACCATAACGTTGAAGTATATGGAATCAAATACGGCTACCAAGGTTTAATGGAAGGTAATATTGAACGAATGGAAATAGGCTCTGTCGGTGATATCATTCATCGTGGCGGTACAATTCTTTACTCTGCTAGAAGTGAAGAATTTAAAACGGATGCCGGTCAGGAAAAAGCAATTGAACAGCTGAATAAATTCGGCATTGAAGGTTTGATTGTGATCGGTGGAGATGGTAGCTTCCGCGGCGCACAAAAGCTAACGGAAAAAGGCTATCCTTGTATCGGTGTACCAGGAACGATTGATAATGATATTGCGGGAACAGATTTTACAATTGGATTTGATACGGCTTTAAATACAGTAATTGAAGCGATCGATAAAGTTCGTGATACAGCAACTTCTCATGAAAGAACGTATATTATTGAAGTTATGGGGAGGAATGCAGGCGATTTAGCATTGTGGGCTGGTCTAGCTGATGGTGCTGAAAGTATTCTTATTCCTGAGAAGAAAGAAGACTTTTCAACGGTTGTCAATAAACTAAAACGAGGTCGTAAGCGCGGCAAAAAGCATAGTATCATTGTTTTAGCTGAAGGAGTCGGCAGCGGGTTCGATTATGGAAAGCGCATTGAAGAATCCACTGATTTAGAAACACGGGTCACTGTTTTAGGACATATTCAAAGAGGTGGCTCACCAAGTGCTGCTGACCGAGTTCTTGCGAGCAGACTTGGCGCACAGGCTGTTGATTTGTTATTAGAAGGTAAAGCAGGTAGAATGGTTGGAATTGAAAAGAATGTGTTAGTTGATCATGATATAGCTAAAGTGCTTCATGAAAAGCATACGATCAATGATGATATGTATAAGCTTTCACAAGAATTATCCATTTAA